From Neisseria cinerea:
TAGCGGCGTAATGTAAAACAAGGCCGTCTGAAAACGAGCTTCCGCCTGTATGGGCGGCGGCGTTTTAGTTTTCAGGCGGTATTTTTATTTGAAAAGGAAATGTGATGGCTAAATTTACCAAGCCGTTTTATGGTGTGCCCGATGGGGAGATTTATCCTGTTCAGTATGAGAAAGGCGATGAAGTGCCGGCTGAGTTGCTGGAGGCTGCGAAAGAAGCAGGCTGTGTTGGCGGCAAGAAAGGCGATTCGAAGCTGCCTGAAGACCCGCCGTCCGGCAATAAGCAGGATGGTGGTACGGGTAATGAAACCGGTATCCAGCAGACCGGCGAAGGCGAAGGTCAGGGCGAGGGCCAGGGCGTTGCTGAGGGCAGTCAACAGGCTGAGCAGCAATGATACCCCTCGAATTGGTCAAGCTGCATCTTCGTGTCGACGGCGATGATGAGGACGATTTGATTTGTCTTTATTACGATGCGGCGGTGTCTGATTGTGTAGCTTATCTCAACCGTCCTTTGTACCAAGACGATGCTGAGGCGGATGCGGCTGCCAAAGTCGGCAAGGCTGACGGAGTGGTGCTGAATCCTTCTATCCGAAATGCGATTTTGCTGACGGTCGGGTATTTGTATTCTAACCGCGAAGATGGCGCGGTCGGGTTGCCGCGTGCGGCTCGGAGGTTGTTGGAGCCGTTTCGCAATTTGCCCGGCGTGTAGTCGGGTTTCTCTGACGGTTAAGCGTAAACCGTACGCCAAAAAACGCTTTTCTGCTTTATTTTATTCTGATTAGGGCTTGATACGGCGTTGCCCGACTTCTTTGGGTGCAGCTAAGGCTTGCGGCTGCCTGTTTGAGTGCGAGCTAAGATGAAAACCGTCCGAACGGCAGATTTCGGGCGGTTTTTGATTTTAAAAATTACAGATCATGGAAATTTCGAGGAAGAAAGAGGTTTTGGCGTATATCCGAAAGAATCCGGGATGTACGGCTACGGCTGTTGCCAATGAGGTGTTTGGTAAATGGCGTTGGAGCGGTTGGATTTTTGCTCGAAATGATATTGGCGCGCTTTGCGACGAGGGTTTGGTCGGTGAGCGTTTTTATCGTGGAGTTTCGGTGTTTTACCCTGTGGAAGTTAAAGAGGCGGTGTGAAGATGGAAAAAGATAATATCAATCCGGCACATTACCGCCAGCAGCCGTATGAGTGCATCGAGTTTACGGAGCATCTCAATTTCAACTTGGGCAATGCGTTCAAGTATATTTGGCGGTATCGGGACAAGAACGGCATCGAAGATTTGAAGAAGGCGCGTTGGTATCTGCAAAGGCAGTTGGATTCTGCGCCGATGTTTTCGCTGTTGGGTTTAGAACTTTGTAAAGACTTGAGCCGAAAATTGGATGAGTGCATGCGTTACGGAAAGTTCGTAATTGGGCAATATCTTTTGCTGGTCGGCATCTTGCACTATTCTTTTTGTGAAGATAGCAAAACTTTATCAGATGGGATTGTAATATTAGATGATTTTATTAAGTGTATTGAATGTGACGAAGTAGGAATTTGACGGCTTATCAGGCGGCGGATAATATCGAATACTGTTTTTTAAAGGGAATATGTATGAAGATTTTGTTGTTATCTGCTGTTTTGCTTGCGTTGGCAGGGTGTGGCGGCGGTGAGCATGTGGACGCTGTGCGTTCTGCTTCTTCTGCTTCTTCAGTCGGTGCGGCTTCGTCCCCTGCACTGCCTGATGGTTCGGGATGGGTTTATTTGGGGGTTGCTGATGAAATGCGGGGCAAGACTTCTTATATGGCGAAGCTGCGGTCGGTCAATCGGGTCGATATTGGCGGCGGTCATGGTGATGTCGGGCTTGATTTGACTTTGGGCGGTTATGAGGAATATGATTTCCCGATTGCGTTGTTTAGGTTGTCTGACGGGGAGTTTGCTGATTGCGGGTCTGAAGGCTGCAGGGTCGAGTATCGGATTGATGATGACGAGGTGTTGGGTATTTCGGGAGATCTTACCGATTCGGACAGTATTATGGGTTGTTCGGCTCGGACGGTCGAGCAGATGGGCATTACTGGCTGTATGATTGAGAATTTGGCGTTGTTTTATGGTCTTCTCGACGGTCGGAAGATGATTGTGGAGGTCGATATTTCGGGTCGTGGTCCGACGCAGTTTGTGTTTGATGTGTCGGGGTTGCAGCCTTTGGATAGGTGGCACGATTCGGCGGTGGTTTATCGGAAGTAGTTTTTTGTGGTTTGAGGTCGTCTGAAACAGGCGGCCTTTTTGTTTGGAGCGGTTATGAAGGCTGGGCAGTTGCGGCACCGTGTGGAGATTCTTCGGCGGGTAAAGGAAAAGGATAAGTCGGGCGCGACTGTGATGGTTTGGCGGCCGTTGTGCAAGGTGTGGGCGGATGTGCGTCATGTGTCCGGGTCGGAAACGATGCGGCATGATGTGTTGACGGCTTCGGTGCGGGCTTCAGTGCGTATTCGTTGGCGAACCGGGGTTTCGGCGGATATGCGTGTGAAGACGGGAAATGGGGTTTATGTTATCCGTGCGGCGATTCCTGATTTGCGCCGGCGTGAGTTTTTGGATTTGATTTGTGAGAGCCTGCCTGATGAAAGTGGACATTGATGTTGATTTTTCGGACGCGATTGCGCGGTTTGACAGTTTGCCGGAGGCGGTAGGAGAGAAGCTGCGCTGGGCGGCGTTTCGGGGTGTATCCCTGTTGCGCGAGGAAATTAAGATTCAGGCTCCGCGTCATCATAAGCGGCATTATTTTTATAGTAAGGGCAGCCGCAATGCTGACGGGAGCAAGCGGCGATATGATTTTGAACCGGGCGATTTGAGACGCTCGGTTTTTGCTTTTTATGATAAGTCGGATTCGGTCGATGGTCGGCGGGCGGTTTATCAGGTGGGTTGGCGCGACCGTGAGGGTAATCGGGGACGTTATGAGGGCGGTGTGCTTCGGGCTGTGCCTTATGGGTACATGGTGCACAACGGGGTGCGTCGGAGAAATGGTAAGTCGATTGCGCCGCGTCCTTTTTTGTCCCGTGCTTTGAAGATTCAGGGTGCGAAGATGGAGGCGGTGATGCTGGATGCTGTTTTGGAGGTGGTGCGTGGAAGAATCTCTGATTAGTGCGATCGGCCGTGCTTTGCCGGGCGTGGATGTTTATCATGATTTTGCGCCTGAAGAGGCGGAATTTCCGTTGGTAATTGTGCAGCGTGTCGGCGGCGCGGGTTGTTTGTTTTTAGACCATAACGATGATGGGTATGAAGTTCGGTTCTCGGTGTCGGTGTGGGATGTCGACCGTTTGGGCGCGGTGGAGAAGAGCCGCGCGGTGGAGCGGTCGGTGTTGGATTCGTTGGAAGGTTATGCGCTGTCGGCGGCGGATGCGGTCGTTTTGGACGATGGCCGGCGCGGGATGGTGCAGGATTTTGTTTTTATGACTGTTTAGGCGGTTTTTTGTTGGCGGCTGTCTGTTTGGGCAGCCTTTTTTATTTGGTTCTTTTTTAGGATTTTGATATGGCTGTTAATTTGGCTAATGGTTCGATCGTGCAGATCGCTACGAAGCTGCTGGCTGAGAAGAAGGTCACGGCAATCTCTAATGCAGCAGAGGCTGTATGTACGGCGACGGCCCATGGTTTGCAAAACGGCGACTATGTGGCTTTGCTGTCGGGTTGGGGCATTTTGAATGAGCGTGTTTTCCGTGTAACAAGCGTCGATGCGAACAGTTTTAAGCTGGACGGCATCGATACGCGCGATGAAAACAAGTTTCCTGCCGGTTCGGGCACGGGCAGTTTTCAGAAGGTGGAAGCGTGGCAGCAAATTACGCAGATCATGGAAGTTTCGAGTTCGGGCGGTGAGCAGCAGTTCACTCAGTTCGGCTTCTTGGAGGATGACTTTGAACGTCAGTTGCCGACGACCCAGTCTGCGTATTCGATGACGTTCAAAATTGCCGATGACCCGAATTTACCCGGTTATAAGGCGGCTCAAACGGCAAGCGACAGCGGTAAGCTGACGCCGCTGCGTATTATTCTGAAGAATAAATCGGTAGTCGTGTACAACGGTTATGTGAGTATGAGTCCAATGCCTCAGCTTGTGCGTAACGAGGTGATGGCGGTCAATATGACGTATTCGCTGTCTGGTTTGTTCAACCGCTATTTGTAATTTCGGTTGGTCTTTGGTTGACTTGTGTAGCTTTGCCGCCCTTCGGGGCGGTATTTTTTTAGGAAATTGTGATGTCTAAATTGAAATTGGCGCATGCCGCTACGTTTAAAACTGAAGTAAAAATCCCTGTTCCTGCAGGCGAGCCGGTCGCGGTGGAATTTGAGTTTGTTTGGATGAACCGTAAGGCTATGGATGAGTTTGCGGATGATTGTGACCGCAAAGACCGGATCGATGCTGATTTGGTGTTAAAAATTACGAAGTCTTGGGGCTTCGAAGATGAATTCAATGCTGAAAATATGGCGTATCTGCTGGATGAATATCCGTATTCGGGCGGGGAAATCATCAGTGCGTTCTATCAGGCATATAGCGCCGCGCGCGAAAAAAACTGATTGCCGCCGTCCGTGCGATGTTTTCTGACGACGAGAAGACGGTCTCGTCGTTGGGATTCTTCGGCTTTGATGCGGATGATGTGACGGCGGATGAGGTGGAGGTGTGGCCGAACAACTGGGAGGCTGTGCAGTTGTTTTCGTCGGTCTGCGGTCAGTGGCGCGTCAGTATGGCGGGGGCTTATGCGCTGGATTATAAGGCGGTCGCTGCCGCTATGGATTTGATGGGAATTAAGAAGCGGCGGCGGAAGAAGTTGTTTGAGTTTGTGCGTGTGATGGAGCGTGAAGCGTTGTCGATAATGGGTGAGAAGAAAGATGGCTGAAAATACGATTAAGGCGGGTTTGGATGTCAGCGAAATCGAATCCGGTGCGAAAAAGGCTGGGGTTGCGCTTCGCAGTATCGGCAAGGCGGCAAAGGACGCGGGTCAGCAATCGGCAGCGGGCGCGGCGGCAACGGCGGCGGGCTATGATAAAGCGGTGAAGGAAGCGGAACGGCTAGCGAAGAAGCAGGAGCGCGCTACTCAGTCCATTATTAATGCGGTTCAGCGTGAAATTGCCGTCCGTGAGGCAGGCGGGCGCGGTACGTCGGCTTATTATGAGTTGTTGGCGCGTCAGCGCGGGGCGGATGTTGCGAGAATCAGTGAGGTGACTCAGGCGTTGAAGCGTCAAGAGAGCCAACTGAAGCTGAATAATATTTCCGTCGGTCAGTACAACAATGCAATGCGTATGGTCCCGGCGCAGTTTACGGATATTTTTACGCAGTTGGCCGGCGGGCAGAATCCGTTTTTGATTGCATTGCAGCAGGGTGGTCAGCTTCGTGATTCGTTCGGCGGCTTCGGCAATATGTTCAAGGGATTGGCGGCGAGTATCAATCCTGCGACGGTTGCCGTTGGTGCTTTGGCGGGCGGCGTGGCCGCTTTGGGCAAGGCGTATTACGACGGGGCGGAGGAATCTAAGCGTTTTTCTGCGGCGGTCATCTTTGCCGGCGGCAGCGCGGGCGCGGCATCGGGTAAGTTGATGTCGATTGCCGATTCGGTCGGGAATGCGACGGGCGGTTGGTCTGAGGCTCGTTCGGCTATATTGGCTTTTGTCGAGAGCGGCTCGGTTGCTTCTGAAAACTATGGGCGGTTTGCGGAATCTGTGGTCTTGCAGTCTAAGGCGACGGGTAAGAGCGTGGAGGATTTGGCGCGCGTTTATGAGGAAATCGCGGATGACCCGTTGAAGGCGGTCGTTAATTTTTCGCGCGTTTATCAGACGCTGAATGCGGATGTCTATGAGCAGGCGCGGGCTTTGGTTGAGCAAGGTAGACAGCAGGAAGCTGTAGCTTTGATTCAGGGCAAGTTCGCGGACGAATCTCAGCAGATGTCTGAGCGTGTTTTGGAGAATTTGGGCGCGATTGAGCGCGGCTGGAATGCGGTTAAGAAGGCAGCTTCGGAAGCCTGGGAGGATATGAAGTCCATCGGGCAGGAGGCTACGCTGGAAAGCCGGTTGGCTGAAAAGCGCAAATTCTTGCTGCAAATTCCTGAAAATCCGTACACGCAGCCGCAGGTTGATGCGGCGAAGCGTGAAATTGATTTGTTGGAAAAGCAAATCAAGATGCGTGATGAGGCGCAGAAGCAGGCAGCCTCTATCCGAAAGGAGCAGGCTGATTCGGTCAGGTATATCGCTGATTTTGACCGTTTGAAGGAGCAGACTCAGAGTAAGGCTGAAAAATTTGCGCGCGAAGAGCGGCAATGGCAGGAAAAGCTCAATGCACTTAAAAAGCATGGCAGTAATCAACAGATTGCCGATGCGGAAAAGGTGCTTGCTCGGTTGCGTCAGCAGCACAAAGAAGAATTGGCGGCTGATGCGGCGCGCGCTGCGAAGAAACGAAGTACTGTTGATAAAAATTTATTTCCGACTACTTCTGCCGGTCTGCGTTTAAAGCCCGGTGCTGAGGACGGTGGTCGTGCGTTTGGCGGTACTTATGCTGCGATGCACGCGATGCAGCAGTTTTTGGGCAATAAACTGGTTCGGTTTGGTGCGGTAAACGACAAATACCATATTGGGAAGAACAGTTTTCACAATAAGGGTTTGGCGTTTGACATGACGCCGAATCTGTCGCTGAAGTCTGAGGACAAGGCGAAGGTTGCCCGCCAAATTAAGCAGTATTTCGAATCTTTGGGCTTTAGAGACGGCAAAGACTTTAATGTGAAATTTGAAGTCGGCGGTCAGGTCAATAAGAACGGCACGAAGGCAACCGCCGACCATTGGCATTTTAATTGGCGGTCTCAAGAGGCGGCGGCTCGTTTCGCCGGCGGCGTGGACGGTCAGGCTAAGGCGATGGCTCGGTCAGGTTTGTTTGCTGAGGCAAGGCAGACGAAACCTGAGCTTACCGATTACCAAAAGTGGCAACAGGATTTTTCCAAGCGCCAACTTGCGGTAAACGCAGAGCTTTCTTTGTCTGCTGCCAATGTGAATAAGATTTATGCAGAGCAGCTTCGGTTGCTGTCTGACCCAACCTTTGAGAAATGGTCGGCCTCTGAGCGTCGGACGGCTATGGATTTGGCGGTCAAGGCTGACAATCAGGCTCAGTTGACGAAAGAGGCGAAAAAATACGCGGATGCGTTGCGCGAACTTGAGGCTGCGGGTCAGCGTGATTTCGACGACCAGTTGTTTGAGTTGTCGTTGTTGGGTAAGGCGCGTGAGGAGGTTGAGCGGCTGACGGCGGCGCGCAAATACGACAAGCTGATCGCGGAAGCGCAGGCGGCGGGCGCGGGCGCGGATGTTATCGGCGGGCTGCAAACGGCGAAACTTGATAATGACGGCCGCCTGCAAGAGCAATTACGCTTGGCGAAGGAAACCAGGGAGGCTTTCGGTAACGATTGGCTGGCGGGTATTTCGGACGGCATGCGGAATTATTCGGATTCGTTCAAATCGATGCGCGAAAGTATGTCTGATGCTGTGACGGGGTCGCTCGGTAAGATGTCGGATTCGTTGGCGGATTTTGTGGCCACGGGTAAGGCTGATTTTCGCGGATTGGCCGCGTCTATTCTGCAAGACTTGTCGAGAATGCTGATCAAAATGGCGTTATTCAACGCGATGAAGGCGGCGATGGGTGCTTGGGGCGGCGGCGGATTCAGAGACGGCGGCATGGTGCAGCAGTTTTCGAACGGCGGCGCGGTGTGGGGCGCGGGCACGTCAACCAGCGACAGCATTCCTGCGTTGTTGTCAAACGGTGAGTTTGTCGTCAATGCGGCCGCTACGCGCCGTCATCGCGCATTGTTGGAGGCGGTCAATCAAAACCGTTACGCTTCCGGCGGTGCGGTGGGCAAACTGCCTGTGATGCCAGCGGTGCCTGCTTTCGGTGCGGCGGCTGGGGGCATGACGGTCAATATCACTATCAACAGGGACGGAACGGCAAATGCAGATACATCGGAAGATACTCATGTTGCCAAGCGGCTTGCGGAGGCTCTTCCGGTGATGATTGAACGCTGGTTTGTGGACAATGTTCAACGCGTGGGCGGCAGATATTATGCCCGTTAATGCCGTCTGAGGAGGAGTTTTTATGGAGACGTTTTCGTGGCAGCCTGATTTGGACGGCGCACGGGCTGTGCATGAGTTTCAGGTGCGCACGGTTCGATTGGGGGACGGTGTGGTGCAGCGTCAGCCTTTGGCGTTACGTTCGAAGAAGCAGACGTGGAGTCTGAAGAAAACCTGTATGGCACCCGAAGCGGCGGCAATCCGTGCGTTTTTAGACAGGCACGCGGGCGCGTCGCCTTTTTTTTGGACACCGCCCGCGCGTGAGAAGATGCAGTTTGTGGTGTCGAAATACACGGAAACGCCAAAAGGCGGCGGCGTGTGGGTGTTGGATTTCGAGTTTGAGGAGGTTTGATCGTGCGTGAGATGAGAGGGGTAATGCTCAAAGCCCTGTCGGAGACGGCTCAGGATGTGCTGGTCGAACTGTGGGAGTTGGATTTGCGTCCTTTAGGCGGGGAAATCCACCGTTTCTGCAATCAGGTCAATGCAGCCGGCGGCGCAGTTGTGTGGCAGGGGCGGTCGTATCAGGCGTATCCGTGCATCGCGGAAGGGTTTGAAATGCGATCGGTCGGTTCGGGCAACCGCCCGCGCCTGACGGTGTCGAACCTGTTCGGGCTGGTTACGGGGCTGTCGGCGCGCTACGGGCAGCTTGCCGGGGCAGAAGTGGTGCGCCGTCTGACTTATGCGCGCTTTTTAGACGCCGTCAATTTTACAAACGGCAATCCGTCCGCCGATTCGACGCAGGAGGCGGTAGAGCGTTACACGGTCGAGCAGCTTGCATCGCTTACGGCAGAAACGGCGGTGTTGGAGCTTGCGGCTCCATCGGAGTCAGACGGGGCTGCTGTCCCGTCCCGTGTGATGTTGGCTGACACATGCGTCTGGCAGTATCGCGGCGAAGGGTGTGGTTACACGGGGCGCGCGGTTGCCGATCGTTTCGATATGCCGACGACGGATGCGACCAAGGATATGTGCAGCGGGACGTTGACCGGCTGTCGGGCGCGGTTTGGCATGACGGCGGTGTTGCCTTTCGGCGGTTTCCCGGGTGCGGATAAGGTGGGTTGAGATGGTTTTGGATGGGGATTTGAAACAGGCATTGCTTGATGCGGCAAGCGCGGCAATGCCGTCTGAAATGTGCGGTCTGTTGGTGGAATCGGGCGGACGGTTAAGCTTTGTGCAGACGGACAATGCGGCGGTAAATCCGCAGACGGATTTTGAAATCTCGCCGGCGGAATGGATGCGCGCTGAAGCAGCCGGATCAGTTGCGGCGGTTGTGCATTCTCATGTTGACGCACCGTTATTTTTGTCTGGCGCGGATAGGAAAATGCAGGTGCAAACGGGCCTGCCGTGGGTATTGGTTGCGGACGGATTGGTACGAGTGTTTCGTTGCTGTCCGCATTTGCGCGGTCGTCGGTTTGACTACGGACTGGCTGATTGCGGCGCGCTTGTGCGTGATGCCTACATGCTTATGGGGCTGGATTTTCCCGATTGCACCCGGTCAGATATGGATATTGACGCATCGACGGGCGTGTTGCCCGGGCATCTGTCGGAATGCGGTTTTGTGCGCGTTTCAGACGGCATAGTCCCAGGCGATGTCCTGACCGTGTCGTATGCAGGCGATGAAAACCACGCTCTTTTGGTGTTGCCCGATGGAATGTTGCTGCACCATGCCTACGGTCATTTGAGCCGCCGCGAGGTGCTGACGCAGTGGTGGCGCGATCGGGTGGTCGGGGTGTGGAGGCATCCGCGTTTTCTGCCTGACATGATGCAGGCGGTGGCAAACGATTTGAATCATGCGGAGACGGTTTTGTGATTACTGTGTGTCTTTACGGCGGTTTGCGCCGTTTCGGTCGGCGGTTTGTGCTGCGTGCGCGAAGCCCCGCCGAGGCTGTGCGCGCGCTGTCGGTGCAGCTTGACGGGTTTGCGGCTGATTTGCGGCGTGGCAATTGGCATGTCCGGTTTGATGGACACGATTGTTCCGAGGAGGATGTGCGTGCCCGGTTCGCGGATGACGGCACGGGGGTGTTGCATATTGTGCCGGTAGTTGCCGGGTCGGGTAGGGCGGCAATGGCAGTTGCAGGGGTGGTGATTGCTGCGGCCGGTTATTTTACCGGTCAGCCGTGGGCGGTGCAGATGGGCGTCGGCATGGCTTTGGGCGGGGTAGCGCAGATGCTGACGCGCCCGCCGGCAATGACTCCTTCGAACGGTGCAGATAAGGGACGGAACAGCTCGTTTTCTAATTTGACCAACAGTGCGGCTCAGGGGCAGGTTGTACCGCTTGCGTATGGGCGCGTTTATTGTGGCAGCCGTATTGTCTCACAGGGGGTCGAATCGCGTCGTCTTCCTGCTGACGGCGTGGAGCGGACGCTTTCCAATTCTGCGCCGCCGCTGATTGCAGCGCTGGCAAAAGCAGGCTTGTCGGGGCTGTCAGGCGGGGCATCCGCTGCGTTCAATCCTATTGCATCCGATTTAATCTTCGGAATACAGAAAACTTTTGTGCGCGGCCAGGCGGCAACTGCGCCCAACGGTGAAACTTACCAGACAGATTTTGACGACGATTCCGTTCGTGCCGTCAATTACATTGCCAAATATGCGCCTGAAGCGAAGGGAAGGAGAGAAAATGGGCGGTAAAAGCGGCGGCGGTGCTGCCACCCCTTATGAAGCGCCGAATACTTTGAATTCCGCGCAATCGCTGCGCGTTGTTGATGCGGTGTGCGAAGGTGAGATCAAGGGTTTTGCCTACGGCAACGATGAGCCTTGGAAGTCGGTGTTTTTCGACGATACTCCGGTGCAGAATCAGGACGGTTCGTTCAATTTTAAGGGCGTGGCAGGTTTTTTTCTGCGCGGCACGCCTGACCAGGGTTATATCCCGGGATTCGATGCCGTCGAACGTACGGTATCGGTCGGAGTCGAGGTCAAGAAGCACGCGGCGGCAGTGCGCGCGGTAACGGATGCGC
This genomic window contains:
- a CDS encoding phage head closure protein, whose protein sequence is MKAGQLRHRVEILRRVKEKDKSGATVMVWRPLCKVWADVRHVSGSETMRHDVLTASVRASVRIRWRTGVSADMRVKTGNGVYVIRAAIPDLRRREFLDLICESLPDESGH
- a CDS encoding phage tail length tape measure family protein, with amino-acid sequence MAENTIKAGLDVSEIESGAKKAGVALRSIGKAAKDAGQQSAAGAAATAAGYDKAVKEAERLAKKQERATQSIINAVQREIAVREAGGRGTSAYYELLARQRGADVARISEVTQALKRQESQLKLNNISVGQYNNAMRMVPAQFTDIFTQLAGGQNPFLIALQQGGQLRDSFGGFGNMFKGLAASINPATVAVGALAGGVAALGKAYYDGAEESKRFSAAVIFAGGSAGAASGKLMSIADSVGNATGGWSEARSAILAFVESGSVASENYGRFAESVVLQSKATGKSVEDLARVYEEIADDPLKAVVNFSRVYQTLNADVYEQARALVEQGRQQEAVALIQGKFADESQQMSERVLENLGAIERGWNAVKKAASEAWEDMKSIGQEATLESRLAEKRKFLLQIPENPYTQPQVDAAKREIDLLEKQIKMRDEAQKQAASIRKEQADSVRYIADFDRLKEQTQSKAEKFAREERQWQEKLNALKKHGSNQQIADAEKVLARLRQQHKEELAADAARAAKKRSTVDKNLFPTTSAGLRLKPGAEDGGRAFGGTYAAMHAMQQFLGNKLVRFGAVNDKYHIGKNSFHNKGLAFDMTPNLSLKSEDKAKVARQIKQYFESLGFRDGKDFNVKFEVGGQVNKNGTKATADHWHFNWRSQEAAARFAGGVDGQAKAMARSGLFAEARQTKPELTDYQKWQQDFSKRQLAVNAELSLSAANVNKIYAEQLRLLSDPTFEKWSASERRTAMDLAVKADNQAQLTKEAKKYADALRELEAAGQRDFDDQLFELSLLGKAREEVERLTAARKYDKLIAEAQAAGAGADVIGGLQTAKLDNDGRLQEQLRLAKETREAFGNDWLAGISDGMRNYSDSFKSMRESMSDAVTGSLGKMSDSLADFVATGKADFRGLAASILQDLSRMLIKMALFNAMKAAMGAWGGGGFRDGGMVQQFSNGGAVWGAGTSTSDSIPALLSNGEFVVNAAATRRHRALLEAVNQNRYASGGAVGKLPVMPAVPAFGAAAGGMTVNITINRDGTANADTSEDTHVAKRLAEALPVMIERWFVDNVQRVGGRYYAR
- a CDS encoding phage minor tail protein L — protein: MRGVMLKALSETAQDVLVELWELDLRPLGGEIHRFCNQVNAAGGAVVWQGRSYQAYPCIAEGFEMRSVGSGNRPRLTVSNLFGLVTGLSARYGQLAGAEVVRRLTYARFLDAVNFTNGNPSADSTQEAVERYTVEQLASLTAETAVLELAAPSESDGAAVPSRVMLADTCVWQYRGEGCGYTGRAVADRFDMPTTDATKDMCSGTLTGCRARFGMTAVLPFGGFPGADKVG
- a CDS encoding C40 family peptidase yields the protein MVLDGDLKQALLDAASAAMPSEMCGLLVESGGRLSFVQTDNAAVNPQTDFEISPAEWMRAEAAGSVAAVVHSHVDAPLFLSGADRKMQVQTGLPWVLVADGLVRVFRCCPHLRGRRFDYGLADCGALVRDAYMLMGLDFPDCTRSDMDIDASTGVLPGHLSECGFVRVSDGIVPGDVLTVSYAGDENHALLVLPDGMLLHHAYGHLSRREVLTQWWRDRVVGVWRHPRFLPDMMQAVANDLNHAETVL
- a CDS encoding DUF1799 domain-containing protein, with the translated sequence MFSDDEKTVSSLGFFGFDADDVTADEVEVWPNNWEAVQLFSSVCGQWRVSMAGAYALDYKAVAAAMDLMGIKKRRRKKLFEFVRVMEREALSIMGEKKDG
- a CDS encoding DUF3168 domain-containing protein, translating into MEESLISAIGRALPGVDVYHDFAPEEAEFPLVIVQRVGGAGCLFLDHNDDGYEVRFSVSVWDVDRLGAVEKSRAVERSVLDSLEGYALSAADAVVLDDGRRGMVQDFVFMTV
- a CDS encoding phage tail protein; this encodes METFSWQPDLDGARAVHEFQVRTVRLGDGVVQRQPLALRSKKQTWSLKKTCMAPEAAAIRAFLDRHAGASPFFWTPPAREKMQFVVSKYTETPKGGGVWVLDFEFEEV
- a CDS encoding phage tail protein, translated to MAVNLANGSIVQIATKLLAEKKVTAISNAAEAVCTATAHGLQNGDYVALLSGWGILNERVFRVTSVDANSFKLDGIDTRDENKFPAGSGTGSFQKVEAWQQITQIMEVSSSGGEQQFTQFGFLEDDFERQLPTTQSAYSMTFKIADDPNLPGYKAAQTASDSGKLTPLRIILKNKSVVVYNGYVSMSPMPQLVRNEVMAVNMTYSLSGLFNRYL
- a CDS encoding head-tail connector protein; protein product: MIPLELVKLHLRVDGDDEDDLICLYYDAAVSDCVAYLNRPLYQDDAEADAAAKVGKADGVVLNPSIRNAILLTVGYLYSNREDGAVGLPRAARRLLEPFRNLPGV
- a CDS encoding phage tail assembly chaperone — encoded protein: MSKLKLAHAATFKTEVKIPVPAGEPVAVEFEFVWMNRKAMDEFADDCDRKDRIDADLVLKITKSWGFEDEFNAENMAYLLDEYPYSGGEIISAFYQAYSAAREKN
- a CDS encoding DUF3310 domain-containing protein; translation: MEKDNINPAHYRQQPYECIEFTEHLNFNLGNAFKYIWRYRDKNGIEDLKKARWYLQRQLDSAPMFSLLGLELCKDLSRKLDECMRYGKFVIGQYLLLVGILHYSFCEDSKTLSDGIVILDDFIKCIECDEVGI